From a single Glycine soja cultivar W05 chromosome 19, ASM419377v2, whole genome shotgun sequence genomic region:
- the LOC114398483 gene encoding TLC domain-containing protein At5g14285-like, protein MTTITTTSLASLESWAILPFFIMFLSIYLIGYFLIFRKQTPKIRPEFSSCLISLFHGTPAAILGFAALLSDSHRGFAAPNTAFQKLVLDYSAAYFLTDLLHYVFFYPSDVLYIAHHVATLFVVLTCRHAVSHGAFAVLVLLVLAEVTSACQNAWTIAGARKGEDARARRVHDALSPPFYAAYSVVRGLVGPYFVYRMVVFYASGGARGLVPVWAWASWVLVVVMAIGVSILWICNLWVQFFRERRLKLEEKIR, encoded by the coding sequence atgacaacaaTAACAACCACCTCGTTAGCGTCATTAGAAAGCTGGGCCATCCTCCCATTCTTCATTATGTTCCTCTCCATATACTTGATCGGATACTTCCTTATTTTCCGCAAACAAACCCCCAAGATCCGACCCGAATTCTCCAGCTGCCTGATCTCGCTCTTTCACGGCACCCCCGCCGCAATCCTCGGCTTCGCCGCCCTCCTCTCCGATAGCCACCGCGGCTTCGCTGCCCCCAACACCGCCTTCCAGAAACTCGTCCTCGACTACAGCGCCGCCTACTTCCTCACAGATCTTCTTCACTACGTCTTTTTCTACCCTAGCGACGTGCTCTACATCGCGCACCACGTGGCGACCCTCTTCGTGGTCCTCACGTGCCGCCACGCGGTCTCGCATGGCGCGTTCGCAGTCCTCGTCCTCCTCGTCCTCGCCGAGGTCACCAGCGCGTGCCAGAACGCGTGGACCATCGCGGGGGCGCGGAAGGGTGAGGACGCGCGAGCCAGGCGCGTGCACGACGCCCTCTCGCCGCCGTTTTACGCGGCGTATTCGGTCGTGAGGGGGCTCGTTGGGCCCTACTTTGTGTACCGGATGGTTGTGTTCTACGCGAGTGGGGGCGCGCGTGGGCTTGTGCCCGTTTGGGCCTGGGCTTCGTGGGTCTTGGTTGTGGTTATGGCTATTGGGGTTAGTATCTTGTGGATTTGTAATCTTTGGGTTCAATTTTTTAGGGAAAGGAGGTTGAAATTGGAAGAGAAAATTAGATAG